Proteins from a genomic interval of Rubinisphaera italica:
- the ribA gene encoding GTP cyclohydrolase II, translating into MISSPDENLDHDIEFDSIESALTAIKAGKMVIVVDASDRENEGDFICAAETITPQMVNFMLRQGGGVLCVPVIDETAQRLQLGFAAASQPNNTPHHTNFLIQVDHVDSGTGVSAENRARTIRELANPLSHHDDFLKPGHISPLLAKEGGVLRRAGHTEATIDLMRLAGMRPVGALIEILSPTGSGMATIEELKTMSVEFEMPMISISGLIHYRRQREQLIRRVVEVPIKTRDFGTPTFIGYKVEHEDQEPLAMVWGDLQSVEAPLIRMHSSCFTGDILGSLRCDCGDQLHMAMEMIQQEGAGAVVYLPQEGRGIGLTAKLQAYQLQDEGYDTYEANVKLGYKPDLRDFMVGLQILKDLGLTQIRLLTNNPKKTEAFEKWVDLKVIEQLPIIAPHDENRERYLATKRDKMGHVLPHKT; encoded by the coding sequence ATGATTTCCTCACCTGATGAAAATTTGGATCACGACATCGAATTCGACAGTATCGAATCGGCTCTGACTGCGATTAAAGCAGGCAAGATGGTGATTGTTGTCGATGCCAGTGATCGGGAAAACGAGGGCGATTTTATCTGTGCAGCCGAGACGATCACGCCTCAGATGGTCAACTTCATGTTGCGGCAGGGAGGCGGAGTTTTGTGTGTGCCCGTCATTGATGAAACGGCTCAGCGTTTGCAACTTGGTTTTGCGGCTGCCAGTCAACCCAACAACACACCGCATCACACGAACTTTCTGATCCAGGTCGATCATGTCGATTCAGGAACTGGCGTGAGTGCGGAAAACCGGGCTCGGACGATACGCGAACTGGCCAATCCGCTTTCGCATCATGATGACTTCCTGAAACCTGGGCACATCTCTCCGCTACTGGCAAAAGAAGGTGGCGTTCTTCGTCGAGCCGGTCACACCGAAGCGACGATCGACTTAATGAGACTGGCTGGTATGCGTCCTGTTGGTGCATTGATCGAAATTCTCAGCCCGACTGGTTCGGGCATGGCGACCATCGAAGAGCTTAAAACGATGTCGGTCGAATTCGAGATGCCGATGATTTCGATTTCGGGGTTGATTCATTATCGCCGTCAACGAGAACAACTGATTCGACGGGTTGTGGAAGTGCCCATCAAAACCAGAGACTTCGGCACACCAACCTTTATCGGATACAAAGTCGAACATGAGGATCAGGAACCTCTGGCTATGGTCTGGGGCGATTTGCAGTCGGTCGAGGCTCCGCTGATTCGTATGCACTCTTCCTGCTTTACGGGTGATATCCTCGGTTCACTTCGCTGCGATTGTGGCGATCAGCTGCACATGGCTATGGAGATGATCCAGCAGGAAGGAGCAGGCGCAGTGGTCTACCTGCCGCAGGAAGGCCGAGGCATTGGATTGACCGCTAAGTTGCAAGCCTATCAATTACAGGACGAGGGTTACGATACCTATGAAGCGAATGTGAAACTCGGTTACAAACCAGACCTTCGCGATTTCATGGTCGGCTTGCAGATCCTCAAAGATCTCGGTCTGACGCAAATACGATTGCTCACGAACAATCCTAAGAAAACCGAAGCCTTCGAAAAATGGGTTGACCTGAAAGTCATCGAACAGCTCCCCATCATTGCTCCTCACGACGAAAATCGTGAACGATATCTGGCAACCAAACGAGACAAAATGGGACATGTGTTGCCTCATAAAACGTGA
- a CDS encoding RNA polymerase sigma factor codes for MNTSADQNLISSIRKGEESVWKHVIETYEGRLQAFAYSRLNNKAMAEDIVQETFIGFLTSLPNYDDKRTSLESFLFRIAAYKITDALRKQGRRPSMAMDDDPTIPGRSRKASSMARSREGADRQKKHLLETLSETIRQWRDESDYERIKCCELLFVRGLPNKKVSEKLNLTEQQVANHKQALLHKLKDHSITDRSD; via the coding sequence ATGAATACGTCAGCCGATCAAAATCTGATCTCCTCGATTCGCAAAGGCGAGGAATCTGTCTGGAAACATGTGATCGAAACGTACGAAGGACGTTTGCAGGCATTCGCTTACAGTCGACTCAACAATAAAGCGATGGCAGAAGATATCGTTCAGGAAACATTCATCGGTTTCTTAACCAGTCTGCCAAATTACGATGATAAACGAACCTCTCTCGAATCGTTTCTATTTCGAATCGCCGCCTATAAAATTACCGATGCTCTCCGAAAACAGGGGCGACGCCCTTCGATGGCAATGGATGACGATCCGACAATTCCCGGACGCAGCCGAAAAGCTTCCAGCATGGCTCGCAGCCGAGAGGGAGCAGATCGGCAAAAAAAACATTTGCTGGAGACGTTGTCAGAAACAATCCGTCAATGGAGGGACGAGTCTGATTATGAACGAATCAAATGCTGTGAACTTCTGTTTGTCCGAGGCTTACCCAATAAAAAAGTGTCCGAGAAACTGAATCTCACCGAACAGCAGGTCGCGAACCACAAGCAGGCCTTATTACACAAGCTGAAAGACCATTCGATTACGGATCGTTCGGATTAA
- a CDS encoding radical SAM protein has protein sequence MSITISQTTVKQILTRCSGYLTEISTHSLQPYRGCSFGNSLCGVGCYVQHNPFVTRGRDWGSFLEVRTNAAEIYLKTAQREQSWAHRSQRAFSIFCSSSTDPFVPQEKRFGITKSLLEAMLVFPPDQLILQTHSTGILNVLEQIKRLKQVIDLRVHVSIESDYDRLQGLPPPAASVFNRLETCKILKHMGIPVTVTVAPLLPIEHPQQFFMAIETAADGVIIDHFIGGDGSRNGNRTRKTALYKAMWEVNPNSVTIEYRKQIIEIARQIMPGRVGVGSSGFAGHRQ, from the coding sequence ATGTCGATAACGATTTCGCAAACCACTGTGAAGCAGATCTTGACTCGCTGCTCAGGCTATTTGACAGAAATCTCGACACATTCTCTCCAGCCATACCGCGGTTGCAGTTTTGGGAACTCGCTTTGTGGAGTCGGCTGCTATGTGCAACACAATCCTTTTGTCACCAGAGGTCGTGACTGGGGGAGTTTTCTGGAAGTCCGGACCAATGCCGCGGAGATCTATCTGAAAACCGCTCAAAGGGAACAAAGCTGGGCTCATCGGAGCCAACGTGCGTTCTCGATCTTCTGTTCCAGCTCAACGGATCCTTTTGTCCCTCAGGAAAAGCGATTCGGCATCACAAAATCATTACTTGAAGCAATGCTCGTCTTTCCGCCCGATCAGCTCATCCTGCAAACCCATTCCACTGGGATTCTGAACGTATTGGAGCAGATTAAACGACTCAAGCAGGTGATCGACCTGAGAGTCCATGTTTCGATTGAATCCGACTACGACCGTCTGCAGGGTTTGCCCCCGCCTGCCGCAAGTGTCTTCAATCGACTGGAAACCTGCAAAATTCTCAAACATATGGGGATACCCGTAACTGTCACAGTCGCCCCTTTACTACCCATCGAACATCCCCAACAATTCTTTATGGCGATCGAAACCGCTGCCGATGGAGTGATCATCGATCATTTTATCGGGGGTGATGGCAGTCGAAACGGAAATCGTACGCGGAAAACTGCGCTCTACAAGGCCATGTGGGAAGTCAATCCAAATTCAGTTACAATCGAGTATCGAAAGCAGATCATTGAAATTGCTCGACAAATTATGCCCGGTCGCGTCGGCGTTGGTTCATCGGGATTTGCCGGTCACAGACAATGA
- a CDS encoding SOS response-associated peptidase: MCHTFNASLNTTDLIDWLEIVINRTQGDPHGSFFPLSSIPAIRLNRSGERELVSLQWGLLPFWWKPNARQKTAKAFQRMTFNARSETIHEKPTYREAFKRRRCVIPATNFYEGGQLFYRTDAEFLCLAGLWEHWQSPDGNETIESCTIVTTDANSLVEIYHPKKRMPVILEDQNAISRWLSPDLVERESLENLMQPFPADRMSHERAPEK, encoded by the coding sequence ATGTGTCATACCTTTAATGCTTCTTTGAACACAACCGACCTGATCGACTGGTTGGAGATCGTGATCAATCGAACTCAGGGCGATCCACATGGCAGTTTCTTTCCGTTATCTTCCATCCCGGCGATTCGCCTGAACCGGTCCGGCGAGCGTGAGTTGGTCAGTCTGCAATGGGGCTTGCTTCCATTCTGGTGGAAGCCGAATGCTCGCCAGAAAACGGCGAAGGCGTTCCAGCGGATGACCTTCAATGCCCGCAGTGAAACGATTCATGAGAAACCGACCTATCGCGAGGCATTCAAGCGACGTCGCTGTGTGATTCCAGCGACCAACTTCTATGAGGGCGGTCAACTGTTTTACCGAACAGACGCAGAATTCCTTTGCCTGGCTGGTTTATGGGAGCATTGGCAATCGCCCGATGGCAATGAGACAATCGAGTCCTGCACGATTGTGACAACCGATGCAAACAGTCTGGTGGAGATCTATCATCCTAAGAAAAGGATGCCCGTCATTCTTGAAGATCAGAACGCAATCTCACGCTGGCTCAGTCCCGATTTGGTCGAACGGGAATCTCTCGAAAACCTGATGCAACCCTTCCCGGCTGATCGCATGTCTCATGAGCGTGCTCCTGAAAAGTGA
- the mreC gene encoding rod shape-determining protein MreC, with protein sequence MNHRDQTRAILILTSWMLLGCVAAVLPEVQRVEIRRQLRDGFAPVARFAGTLPVETFLSNFRGNAATSTSEKNEEVSESSEELSRLERQVLALKSLLNDQNQKLPAETSQSLFQPRLIEARRMSGSLEERWRSGEWVDAGTSHNVREQDWILKAEQPLLDLGADAKIHPDDLVLAGRAIVGQVSAVGRWSSAYRSITHPEFRCPVQILKTDKSSQSEQIPAGSLHGTGAELCELKYVENTAPISQGDFVVLNDPEQTWEQPLVLGRVVRAEVKTNSPFWEIDVEPITEAESSRQVLILSQQISPERIAAMPKE encoded by the coding sequence ATGAATCATCGTGACCAGACCAGAGCGATTCTTATACTAACCAGCTGGATGCTGCTCGGTTGTGTTGCTGCTGTGCTGCCGGAAGTTCAGCGAGTCGAAATCCGCCGACAACTGCGAGATGGTTTTGCCCCTGTTGCCCGTTTTGCTGGAACGTTACCAGTCGAAACATTTCTGAGCAATTTTCGAGGCAATGCTGCGACCTCGACCAGTGAAAAGAATGAAGAGGTCTCAGAAAGCAGTGAAGAACTTTCACGGTTGGAACGACAGGTTCTCGCATTGAAATCGTTGCTGAATGATCAAAACCAGAAGTTGCCGGCAGAGACTTCTCAGAGTCTGTTTCAACCTCGATTGATTGAAGCTCGCCGCATGAGTGGATCGCTCGAAGAACGTTGGAGATCAGGCGAATGGGTCGATGCGGGGACCTCCCACAACGTCCGGGAGCAAGACTGGATTCTCAAAGCCGAGCAGCCATTGCTCGATTTGGGAGCGGATGCAAAAATTCATCCCGACGATCTGGTTCTGGCTGGGAGAGCCATCGTCGGACAGGTCTCTGCGGTTGGCCGCTGGAGCAGCGCATACCGATCTATCACTCATCCCGAATTTCGCTGTCCTGTTCAGATTTTGAAAACGGACAAGTCATCGCAGTCCGAGCAGATACCTGCTGGGAGTCTGCACGGTACCGGAGCAGAATTATGTGAGTTGAAATATGTCGAAAACACAGCTCCGATCAGCCAGGGAGATTTTGTGGTGCTGAACGATCCTGAACAAACCTGGGAACAACCCCTGGTTCTGGGGCGTGTTGTTCGAGCGGAAGTGAAAACGAACAGTCCGTTCTGGGAGATTGATGTCGAGCCGATTACCGAAGCAGAAAGTTCGCGGCAAGTTCTGATTCTCTCTCAGCAAATTTCCCCCGAACGCATTGCCGCAATGCCTAAAGAGTAA
- a CDS encoding rod shape-determining protein: MLRHFNSWISPGLGIDLGTANTLIAVLGSGIVVNEPSVVALARDSRRILGRGTAVGKLARQMLGRTPDTISAVRPLSEGVITDFKLCEAMLKYFVRKATGGKHLLRPKTVIAVPGRISPVEKRAVFHSAERSGAGKVYLIEEARAAAIGAGMPISEPIASMICDLGGGTTEAAVLSLGDIVVSKSSRVAGEHFDHAIVEYLRRQYSLKIGLQTAERVKMELGSAWRLPQEDALEVRGLDLVSGVPRKAIVTSEEIREVLVRILEEIAACLRETIEQCPPELISDLAQTGVVLTGGGALLRGVDQYLSEFLGIPVRIDDDPTTTAARGTAICLEHLNQWKHVLMSDSGNL; this comes from the coding sequence ATGCTGCGGCACTTCAATAGCTGGATTTCCCCGGGTTTGGGGATCGACCTCGGCACTGCGAATACTTTGATCGCAGTTCTGGGGAGCGGTATTGTTGTGAATGAACCGTCGGTCGTAGCGCTGGCTCGGGATTCCCGTCGCATTCTGGGGCGAGGCACAGCGGTTGGCAAACTGGCTCGCCAGATGCTGGGGCGCACTCCAGATACCATTTCTGCAGTCCGGCCACTTTCTGAAGGCGTAATTACCGACTTCAAACTCTGTGAAGCGATGCTCAAATATTTTGTCCGCAAGGCGACTGGCGGCAAGCATTTATTACGACCGAAAACAGTCATCGCAGTTCCTGGCCGAATATCGCCCGTTGAAAAGCGAGCGGTTTTTCACAGTGCAGAACGATCTGGAGCGGGCAAAGTCTATTTGATTGAAGAAGCCCGAGCCGCTGCGATTGGAGCTGGGATGCCGATTTCCGAGCCGATTGCCTCGATGATTTGCGACTTAGGCGGTGGAACAACTGAAGCGGCTGTGCTCAGTCTGGGAGATATTGTTGTCAGTAAATCCTCGCGGGTAGCCGGAGAGCATTTTGATCATGCGATTGTCGAATATCTGCGTCGTCAGTACTCGCTGAAAATCGGATTACAAACCGCAGAACGTGTCAAAATGGAACTCGGTTCTGCCTGGAGACTTCCGCAGGAAGATGCTCTCGAAGTTCGTGGACTCGATCTGGTCAGCGGTGTGCCTCGAAAAGCGATTGTGACCAGCGAAGAAATCCGCGAAGTTCTTGTCCGCATCCTTGAAGAAATTGCCGCCTGTCTGAGAGAGACCATCGAGCAGTGTCCACCCGAGTTGATTTCAGATTTGGCGCAAACTGGTGTCGTTCTCACCGGCGGCGGAGCCTTGTTGCGGGGAGTGGATCAGTATCTCAGTGAGTTTCTGGGAATCCCCGTTCGCATCGATGACGATCCCACAACGACTGCCGCCCGAGGCACGGCGATTTGCCTGGAACATCTCAATCAATGGAAGCATGTGTTGATGTCGGACAGTGGGAATTTGTAA
- the recJ gene encoding single-stranded-DNA-specific exonuclease RecJ yields the protein MPREWQFVSHDTGLVESLARNIRSSTLLAQVLISRGMNQPEDAKDFLSAKLKTLQEPELVPGVTEAADEIVTAIRNKRRITIYGDYDVDGMTSTSILFHCISQAGGVVDYYIPCRLEEGYGLNCEALRELHNEDPTRLVVTVDCGISSVEEAALAKELGLDLIITDHHTIPDELPAAKILVHPRIGEDSRAFPHLCGAGVAFKLAWAVSKRLGDGERSDARMRNFLKMAVGLTMLGTVADVVPLVGENRLIVKYGLETLQQQAGVGLAALMKEIGLMGKASLTAEDIGFGLSPRLNAAGRLGQARLAVELLTTNQTDRASQLATYLDGLNKQRQTVERKILKHAREEIQNHPEWLDQPCLVIGHNDWHPGVIGIVASRIAEQFEKPTILIAINSNTGIGQGSGRSFAGTNLHEAVSTCTDLLESFGGHAAAIGLRVKQRQIDQFREQLCENAKLVESAEESVPRRIDAEVTLAELTVKSIRELEFLGPFGCENERPVFVSTGLELAEKPKTMGEGGRHLAVRLKHYGCILRAISFGRGDWAEEMENAGERISVCFKPIINEFRGRENVELHIIDWKPDEALSAVN from the coding sequence ATGCCACGGGAATGGCAGTTTGTCAGTCACGATACCGGACTCGTTGAATCGTTGGCGCGAAATATTCGCAGCTCGACCTTACTGGCTCAGGTTTTAATCTCCCGCGGCATGAATCAGCCCGAGGATGCGAAAGATTTTCTATCAGCAAAACTGAAAACCCTTCAGGAGCCTGAGCTGGTTCCCGGTGTGACCGAAGCGGCTGATGAAATTGTCACTGCGATTCGAAATAAACGACGCATCACCATCTACGGGGATTACGATGTCGACGGAATGACGTCGACGTCCATTCTGTTTCATTGCATTAGCCAGGCTGGCGGAGTTGTCGATTACTACATTCCCTGCCGACTCGAAGAAGGTTATGGCCTGAACTGTGAAGCCCTTCGGGAACTGCATAACGAAGATCCAACGCGGCTTGTTGTCACGGTCGATTGCGGTATCTCCAGTGTTGAAGAGGCGGCATTGGCGAAAGAGTTGGGACTGGATTTGATCATTACCGATCACCACACCATTCCCGATGAACTCCCGGCGGCAAAAATTCTTGTGCACCCCCGGATCGGTGAGGACTCTCGGGCTTTCCCGCATTTATGCGGAGCCGGCGTGGCGTTCAAACTCGCCTGGGCAGTCAGTAAACGTCTCGGCGATGGAGAACGCTCAGACGCACGGATGCGAAACTTCCTCAAAATGGCCGTTGGCCTGACGATGCTGGGAACGGTCGCCGATGTTGTTCCGCTCGTCGGTGAAAATCGATTGATCGTCAAGTACGGACTCGAAACACTGCAACAGCAGGCCGGGGTTGGTCTGGCAGCGCTGATGAAAGAAATTGGCCTCATGGGCAAGGCATCGCTGACAGCCGAGGATATCGGTTTTGGGCTTTCTCCACGCTTAAACGCTGCCGGTCGTTTGGGACAAGCCCGCCTTGCGGTCGAATTATTGACGACAAATCAAACCGATCGTGCCTCGCAACTGGCGACCTATCTGGATGGACTCAATAAACAGCGACAAACCGTCGAGCGAAAAATCCTCAAACATGCTCGCGAAGAAATTCAGAATCATCCCGAATGGCTCGACCAACCCTGTCTGGTTATTGGACATAATGACTGGCATCCGGGGGTGATCGGAATTGTCGCCAGCCGGATCGCCGAGCAGTTTGAAAAACCGACGATTCTCATCGCCATCAATTCCAATACAGGCATTGGTCAGGGATCCGGTCGTTCCTTTGCCGGAACAAATCTGCATGAAGCGGTTTCCACATGCACCGATCTACTGGAATCGTTTGGTGGACATGCAGCCGCGATTGGTTTGCGGGTGAAACAGAGACAAATCGATCAATTTCGGGAACAACTATGCGAGAATGCCAAACTGGTCGAATCGGCTGAGGAATCGGTCCCGCGGCGAATTGATGCCGAAGTGACACTGGCGGAATTGACCGTGAAATCGATTCGCGAACTGGAATTTCTCGGCCCGTTTGGTTGCGAGAATGAACGTCCGGTTTTTGTTTCGACAGGACTGGAACTCGCAGAAAAGCCGAAAACGATGGGCGAAGGAGGCCGCCATCTCGCAGTGCGGCTTAAGCATTATGGGTGTATTTTACGAGCCATTTCCTTCGGTCGCGGCGATTGGGCCGAGGAAATGGAAAACGCAGGAGAGCGGATTTCCGTCTGCTTCAAACCGATCATCAATGAATTCCGCGGCCGCGAAAATGTCGAACTGCACATCATCGACTGGAAACCAGACGAAGCCCTCTCTGCGGTGAATTGA
- a CDS encoding family 16 glycoside hydrolase, whose translation MRFHSMTLLTLSSILLLGSVSVQGQEFQNLFNGKDLTGWDGNPELWSVEDGVITGKTNGPDHLKYNQFLVWTGGEVDDFELKLEFRLEGENNSGVQYRSKLMPEVGQWSVGGYQADMHPKPEFTGMLYDERGRGIVAKRGEKVTIGPDGKKTAEKLDVPVDQKDLTEWHELTIIARGNRLTHKIDGKVAVVVIDDQPSEREMSGKIAFQVHRGPAMKAQFRNIKLRELKEKKTDKKQAMQRPDKAETKPAEGDSLSTPKATPIADMKIAKDFKVELLYSVPNDVEGSWVSMCVAPEGRLIVCDQYGGLYEVTPPPLGQTEGTKIEKIDVDIGEAQGLFWAFDSLYVSVNKAKKYAGGLYRVTDTDGDKKLDTVKMLRPLHGTGEHGPHAVFHTEDKQGLYIVCGNRTDLTEIDTSRVPQHWDEDLLLPRPYGRGFMKGTPAPGGYICRINPEGTEWELVATGFRNEYDAALNADGELFTYDADMEWDINTPWYRPTRISHAISGAEFGWRNGGGKWPVYYQDSLPPVLNIGPGSPTGVTFGYGAKFPAKYQKAFFINDWSYGKLYAVHMTPQGSTYSAVAEEFITGTPLPLTDSVINPADGAMYFAIGGRKVQSGLYRVTYQGSESTKPIDAKDSKLAELRKIRRELETLHLGDHPEAFEKAWPYLSHADRFIRFAARIAIEHRPAEEWREKALNAKEDAWTSLNSLLALARTYVRADKGTGENIDAPVPDWNAAENYGNEELTAILDSLDQLDWSELSLPQQLTMMRVYTVAFVRLGPPTADQREALIKKFDPAFPARAYPLNSELAQMLVYLQAPSAASKIVAQLKKAPTQEEQIDYAKTLRHLTAGWTPELQETYFAWFNRAAGYRGGASFSLFVQHIREDALAKLTDQEKLALKPILEAVPEETANPFAAEPRPMVKEWKMEELVPLLEDKLVNRDFEHGRQMFAAANCFACHRFDEQGGAVGPDLTALAGRFSKRDILESVVVPSKQISDQYEAIQFVTVEGQVIVGRIVNLAGDTYRVNTDMMNPDAMTTIKRDDIDFMSPSKTSMMPNGLLNTLHEEEILDLMAYLLSRGNRDDKMFKQE comes from the coding sequence GTGCGTTTTCATTCCATGACACTCCTTACACTGTCCAGCATTTTGTTGCTGGGATCAGTTTCTGTTCAAGGCCAGGAATTTCAAAATCTGTTTAATGGAAAAGACTTAACAGGTTGGGACGGCAATCCCGAATTGTGGTCGGTGGAAGATGGAGTCATAACAGGAAAAACAAACGGTCCCGACCATCTGAAATATAATCAATTTCTTGTCTGGACTGGTGGAGAAGTAGACGACTTCGAGCTTAAACTCGAGTTTCGACTCGAAGGTGAAAATAACTCCGGCGTTCAGTATCGCAGCAAATTGATGCCTGAGGTCGGTCAATGGTCGGTCGGTGGTTATCAGGCGGATATGCATCCGAAACCAGAATTTACCGGCATGCTTTACGATGAACGAGGGCGTGGAATTGTCGCCAAACGTGGCGAGAAAGTGACTATCGGTCCGGATGGCAAAAAGACAGCAGAAAAGCTGGATGTGCCCGTCGATCAAAAAGACCTCACTGAGTGGCATGAGCTTACGATTATTGCTCGCGGAAATCGGCTCACTCACAAAATTGATGGAAAAGTCGCTGTCGTCGTGATTGATGATCAGCCGAGTGAACGGGAAATGAGTGGAAAAATCGCCTTCCAAGTCCATCGTGGTCCAGCCATGAAAGCACAGTTCCGGAACATCAAACTGCGTGAGTTGAAAGAAAAAAAGACTGACAAAAAACAGGCCATGCAACGGCCTGATAAGGCTGAAACCAAGCCGGCAGAGGGGGATTCTCTTTCGACTCCGAAAGCAACTCCGATTGCTGATATGAAGATCGCCAAAGATTTCAAAGTTGAACTGTTGTATTCGGTCCCGAACGATGTCGAAGGTTCCTGGGTATCGATGTGCGTGGCTCCGGAAGGTCGCTTGATCGTCTGTGATCAATACGGCGGCTTGTATGAAGTAACACCACCTCCGCTGGGGCAAACTGAGGGAACCAAGATTGAGAAAATTGATGTCGATATCGGAGAAGCTCAAGGCTTGTTCTGGGCCTTTGATTCGTTGTATGTCTCAGTCAATAAAGCGAAAAAATATGCGGGTGGCCTGTATCGTGTGACTGATACCGATGGCGACAAAAAACTCGATACCGTCAAAATGCTGCGACCTCTCCATGGTACTGGCGAACATGGTCCCCATGCGGTATTCCACACTGAAGACAAACAGGGACTCTATATCGTCTGTGGAAACCGGACGGATTTGACCGAGATTGATACTTCACGCGTGCCACAGCATTGGGATGAAGATCTGCTGTTACCTCGTCCTTATGGTCGGGGATTCATGAAAGGGACTCCCGCTCCCGGTGGATATATCTGTCGGATCAATCCTGAAGGAACCGAATGGGAACTGGTCGCGACTGGTTTTCGCAATGAATACGATGCGGCTCTGAATGCCGATGGCGAACTTTTCACGTACGATGCCGACATGGAATGGGACATCAATACGCCCTGGTATCGCCCGACGCGAATATCCCATGCAATCAGCGGAGCAGAATTCGGCTGGCGAAATGGGGGAGGCAAGTGGCCAGTTTATTATCAGGACAGTTTACCCCCCGTCCTCAATATCGGGCCCGGTTCCCCAACTGGGGTGACCTTTGGCTATGGTGCAAAGTTCCCTGCCAAGTATCAGAAAGCATTCTTCATCAACGACTGGAGTTATGGAAAACTTTATGCTGTCCATATGACTCCCCAGGGTTCGACTTATTCGGCTGTTGCTGAAGAGTTTATCACCGGGACTCCACTTCCGTTGACTGACAGCGTTATCAATCCAGCCGATGGAGCGATGTACTTCGCAATCGGCGGACGTAAGGTGCAATCAGGCTTGTACCGTGTTACTTATCAGGGAAGTGAATCGACGAAACCCATTGATGCCAAAGATTCGAAGCTGGCTGAACTACGCAAAATTCGCAGAGAGTTGGAAACATTGCATCTGGGGGATCATCCCGAAGCATTTGAAAAAGCCTGGCCGTATTTGAGTCATGCCGATCGATTCATCCGTTTCGCGGCTCGGATTGCAATTGAACATCGACCGGCTGAGGAATGGCGAGAAAAAGCACTGAACGCTAAGGAGGATGCCTGGACATCTTTAAATTCTCTGCTGGCCCTGGCTCGAACATATGTACGAGCAGACAAAGGAACAGGCGAAAATATCGATGCTCCAGTTCCAGACTGGAATGCCGCTGAGAATTATGGCAACGAAGAGTTGACTGCGATTCTCGATTCTCTCGATCAGTTGGATTGGTCCGAACTTTCTTTGCCTCAACAACTGACAATGATGCGAGTTTATACTGTCGCTTTTGTACGACTGGGGCCACCGACAGCTGATCAGCGAGAGGCATTGATTAAGAAGTTTGATCCTGCCTTTCCCGCAAGAGCATATCCATTGAATTCGGAACTCGCACAGATGCTTGTCTATCTGCAGGCCCCTTCGGCTGCGAGTAAAATTGTGGCGCAATTGAAGAAAGCCCCGACTCAGGAAGAGCAAATCGACTATGCAAAAACACTCCGTCATTTGACAGCCGGGTGGACTCCTGAACTGCAGGAAACTTACTTTGCCTGGTTTAACCGGGCAGCCGGTTATCGTGGGGGAGCCAGTTTCTCATTGTTCGTTCAACACATTCGCGAAGATGCATTGGCTAAATTGACTGACCAGGAAAAACTGGCACTGAAGCCAATTCTGGAAGCGGTTCCTGAAGAAACGGCCAATCCGTTTGCCGCAGAGCCTCGTCCGATGGTTAAAGAGTGGAAAATGGAAGAACTGGTCCCGCTGCTTGAGGATAAACTCGTCAATCGTGATTTTGAGCATGGCCGTCAGATGTTTGCGGCTGCCAACTGTTTTGCCTGCCATCGTTTTGACGAACAGGGGGGAGCAGTCGGCCCAGACTTAACAGCACTGGCAGGACGTTTCAGCAAGCGGGATATTCTCGAATCGGTGGTCGTCCCCAGTAAACAGATCAGTGATCAATACGAGGCGATTCAATTTGTGACTGTCGAGGGGCAAGTCATTGTTGGGCGCATTGTTAATCTCGCAGGAGACACTTACCGTGTGAATACAGATATGATGAATCCCGATGCGATGACAACAATCAAACGGGATGATATCGATTTCATGTCACCCTCTAAAACTTCCATGATGCCCAACGGCTTATTGAATACTCTGCATGAGGAGGAAATCCTCGATTTGATGGCGTATCTGCTTTCTCGCGGAAATCGTGACGACAAAATGTTTAAGCAGGAATAG